The following is a genomic window from Streptomyces chrestomyceticus JCM 4735.
ACCGCCGTCGGCGTCGCCACCGAGGCCATCGACCGGCTGCACACCACCGCCGAGTCGCACATGCGGGTCCTGGTCGTCGAGGTCATGGGCCGGCACGCGGGCTGGATCGCGCTGCACTCCGGCCTGGCCGGCGGTGCCAACGTCATCCTCATCCCCGAGCAGCGCTTCGACGTCGACCAGGTCTGCGCCTGGATCGAGTCCCGCTTCAAGGTGCGGTACGCGCCGATCGTGGTGGTCGCCGAGGGGGCCATGCCCAAGGACGGCCAGATGGTCCTCAAGGACGGTTCGACGGACTCGTTCGGGCACGTGCGGCTGTCGGGCGTGGGCGAGTGGCTGGCCAAGGAGATCGAGGACCGTACGGGCAAGGAGGCCCGGACGACGGTGCTCGGCCACACCCAGCGCGGCGGTACGCCCAGCGCCTTCGACCGCTGGCTGGCCACCCGCTTCGGCCTGCACGCGATCGACGCGGTGCGGGACGGCGACTTCGGCACGATGGTCGCGCTGCGCGGCACGGACATCGTCCGGGTGCCGCTGGCGGAGGCGACCGCGAAGATCAAGACCGTCGATCCGAAGCTGTACGCGGAGGCCGGGGTCTTCTTCGGCTGAGTCCGGCTCGCG
Proteins encoded in this region:
- a CDS encoding 6-phosphofructokinase — encoded protein: MRVGVLTGGGDCPGLNAVIRGVVRKGVQEYGYDFVGFRDGWRGPLEGDTVPLDIPAVRGILPRGGTVLGSSRTNPFKQQDGIRRIKDTLAKEEVEALITIGGEDTLGVAARLSGEYGVPCVGVPKTIDNDLSATDYTFGFDTAVGVATEAIDRLHTTAESHMRVLVVEVMGRHAGWIALHSGLAGGANVILIPEQRFDVDQVCAWIESRFKVRYAPIVVVAEGAMPKDGQMVLKDGSTDSFGHVRLSGVGEWLAKEIEDRTGKEARTTVLGHTQRGGTPSAFDRWLATRFGLHAIDAVRDGDFGTMVALRGTDIVRVPLAEATAKIKTVDPKLYAEAGVFFG